A part of Prolixibacteraceae bacterium genomic DNA contains:
- a CDS encoding sodium/solute symporter (Members of the Solute:Sodium Symporter (SSS), TC 2.A.21 as described in tcdb.org, catalyze solute:Na+ symport. Known solutes for members of the family include sugars, amino acids, nucleosides, inositols, vitamins, urea or anions, depending on the system.), whose translation MIKTLFHRMNLIKTLCVIMFMITSVISNNCIGKGFEWRNISKLPESVDHGVGRAGTFSGFIGDYLVVVGGANFPAGMPWEGGKKQYHNDIFIGKVDRNGLHWNSKKEHYLNSIAYGGTVSTEEGLMFIGGENGHRISSDVTLLDLELSTLDVSYKKLPSLPLPLSNLSCVILNDKVYVAGGVTDKGTKVSTNLFFQLDVSDLNRRHVQWEQLPSFPGPSRAYSTMVVQSDGEKKAIYLIGGRSIEKGKKIEVLDSGLKYDPILSKWSKLSGSFPIMAGNAFGSGQSFIVFPTGTDGRLLVEEMRLKGAQQSDTNDTDINEALVSYYENHPGFPNHVYVYNTITNELVVDGKLPNGGVATASFAKHKNKFYVVSGEVRPGVRTPWIVEGQFVSHKQSLGWLNILVLIVYFSLLIWIGYYFSKRQKNTDDYFKGGGRVPWWAAGLSIFGTALSAITFMAIPAKSYATNWSYVWLNLGVIAVAPLIVYIFIPYFRKQNITTAYEYLEIRFNYFLRAAGSASFILYQIGRMGVVLFLPAIALNVVTGIDIYVCISMMGVLSLLYTLMGGIEAVIWTDAMQVVVLLGGAILSLFLIANQVDGGFTGIMKVAISDQKIEAFNTAFDWRQPTLWVVLIGGLFNQFSTYASDQTMVQRYLTTPDTRSAQKSVWTNAILTIPATFIFFFVGTALYVFYKQHPADMNYALVNGDSIFPWYITNELPNGIVGILISGIFAAAMSSVSSSINSAATSYCIDFHFRVFNSSNKSMVIAKRATLVIGLLGTSFALLMAGMEIKSLWDTFNKVLGLIIGGLGGLFLLGVLFPKVDGRSASVAFILTIILQVIISNFTNLHLLLYTATGVVICCLLGVMFHIILPKSK comes from the coding sequence ATGATAAAGACTTTATTTCATAGAATGAATTTGATTAAAACTCTATGTGTCATAATGTTTATGATTACATCTGTGATTTCTAATAACTGCATTGGAAAAGGATTTGAATGGAGGAATATTTCAAAGTTGCCTGAGTCAGTAGATCACGGTGTTGGTCGTGCAGGAACTTTTAGTGGTTTCATTGGAGATTATTTAGTTGTTGTTGGAGGAGCAAATTTCCCCGCAGGTATGCCATGGGAAGGTGGTAAGAAACAATATCATAATGATATTTTTATAGGGAAAGTTGATAGGAATGGACTTCATTGGAATAGTAAAAAAGAGCACTATTTAAATAGTATTGCATATGGTGGAACAGTGAGTACCGAAGAGGGACTGATGTTTATTGGAGGAGAAAATGGTCATCGTATATCTTCGGATGTCACTCTACTGGATTTAGAGTTAAGTACTTTAGACGTATCATACAAAAAACTTCCGTCTCTACCTCTTCCATTGTCGAATCTTAGTTGTGTAATATTAAACGACAAGGTTTATGTTGCAGGAGGAGTCACTGATAAAGGGACGAAAGTATCAACGAACTTATTCTTTCAACTAGATGTCTCAGACTTAAACCGTAGGCATGTTCAATGGGAACAACTACCTTCTTTCCCTGGTCCATCAAGGGCCTACAGTACCATGGTAGTTCAAAGTGATGGTGAAAAGAAAGCAATCTATCTAATTGGTGGAAGATCAATAGAGAAAGGGAAAAAGATAGAAGTATTAGATTCGGGACTCAAATACGATCCTATATTAAGCAAGTGGTCAAAACTGTCAGGGAGCTTCCCTATAATGGCTGGTAATGCATTTGGTTCTGGTCAATCATTCATTGTATTTCCGACAGGAACGGATGGTCGTTTGTTAGTAGAAGAGATGCGACTTAAAGGTGCCCAGCAATCTGACACAAATGATACAGATATCAATGAAGCACTAGTATCATATTATGAAAACCATCCAGGCTTTCCTAATCATGTGTATGTTTATAATACTATTACCAATGAGCTTGTTGTAGATGGTAAATTGCCGAATGGGGGCGTTGCTACAGCTTCTTTCGCAAAACACAAGAATAAGTTTTATGTGGTAAGTGGAGAGGTACGACCAGGAGTACGTACGCCGTGGATCGTTGAAGGGCAATTTGTGTCACATAAACAGTCGTTAGGTTGGTTGAATATATTGGTGTTAATTGTGTATTTTAGTTTATTGATATGGATCGGATACTACTTTTCTAAACGACAAAAAAACACAGATGATTACTTTAAAGGAGGTGGCCGAGTACCATGGTGGGCAGCAGGGTTAAGTATTTTCGGAACTGCTTTGAGTGCGATAACCTTTATGGCAATTCCAGCTAAATCTTATGCAACTAATTGGTCTTATGTATGGCTCAATCTAGGTGTTATCGCAGTTGCTCCTCTTATTGTCTATATATTTATCCCATACTTCAGAAAGCAAAACATAACTACAGCTTATGAATACCTTGAGATACGATTTAACTACTTTTTAAGGGCTGCTGGAAGCGCATCTTTTATTTTATACCAGATAGGTAGAATGGGAGTGGTATTATTTCTTCCCGCGATTGCTTTAAATGTGGTTACAGGTATTGATATTTATGTATGCATATCAATGATGGGAGTTTTAAGCCTTCTGTATACTCTTATGGGGGGAATCGAAGCTGTAATATGGACTGATGCAATGCAAGTTGTAGTCTTACTTGGTGGTGCCATTCTATCTCTATTTCTTATCGCAAATCAAGTAGACGGAGGCTTTACTGGAATAATGAAAGTGGCTATATCCGATCAAAAAATTGAAGCTTTCAATACTGCGTTCGATTGGAGGCAGCCTACGTTATGGGTTGTTCTTATAGGCGGGTTATTTAATCAATTCTCTACGTATGCTTCTGATCAAACGATGGTACAAAGATATTTAACTACCCCTGATACACGTAGTGCGCAAAAGAGTGTGTGGACAAATGCAATCTTGACGATTCCTGCAACCTTCATATTCTTTTTCGTTGGAACGGCACTGTATGTTTTCTATAAACAACACCCTGCAGACATGAACTACGCATTAGTAAATGGTGATAGTATATTCCCATGGTATATAACAAATGAATTGCCAAATGGCATTGTTGGCATACTTATCAGTGGGATCTTTGCTGCAGCAATGTCAAGTGTTTCAAGTAGTATTAACTCAGCAGCAACATCCTACTGTATCGATTTTCATTTTAGAGTGTTCAACTCTTCAAATAAATCAATGGTCATAGCAAAACGCGCGACACTGGTCATTGGTCTTTTAGGCACCTCATTTGCACTATTAATGGCTGGAATGGAGATCAAGTCGTTATGGGATACATTTAATAAAGTGTTAGGTCTTATTATTGGTGGCCTTGGAGGTCTATTCCTTTTGGGGGTTCTATTTCCTAAAGTGGATGGTCGTTCTGCCTCAGTAGCATTTATTCTTACCATTATACTACAAGTGATTATTTCGAATTTCACAAATCTTCACCTACTGCTATATACAGCAACAGGTGTCGTAATATGTTGTCTATTAGGAGTGATGTTTCATATAATACTGCCTAAATCAAAATAG
- a CDS encoding dihydrodipicolinate synthase family protein, translating into MNFNKKKITGFIAAPFTPMFEDGSVNVEVIAKYATKLKEDGLSGVFINGTTGEGMLMSLCERKQVAEAWLKHQSDNFHVIVHVGSTSVKQSAELAAHAEVNGAFAVGCMGPCFLPPSTASDLVRFCEEVAGACPNTPFYYYHMPATSNVTVSMLSFLELAEERISNLAGIKFTHNNLMEMRQCIQYKEGKFDILHGYDEILLSGLAMGAKGGVGSTYNYIASVYLSLRDAFEKGDIAEAQRLQDISIKVVEVLIKYGGGVIAGKAIMNLIGIECGPCRAHLPYYGQDVLDNINKDLKEIGFYEIS; encoded by the coding sequence ATGAATTTTAACAAGAAGAAAATTACAGGTTTTATAGCTGCTCCGTTTACTCCTATGTTTGAGGATGGTTCAGTTAATGTGGAAGTGATTGCAAAATATGCAACCAAACTTAAAGAGGATGGTTTATCAGGCGTTTTCATTAATGGAACCACTGGAGAAGGGATGTTAATGTCATTATGTGAAAGAAAACAGGTGGCAGAAGCTTGGTTAAAGCACCAAAGTGATAATTTTCATGTGATTGTTCATGTCGGATCTACAAGTGTCAAACAGTCTGCCGAGCTTGCTGCTCACGCCGAAGTTAATGGTGCTTTTGCTGTCGGATGTATGGGGCCTTGTTTTCTACCTCCTTCAACTGCATCAGATCTAGTACGGTTTTGTGAAGAGGTTGCAGGTGCTTGTCCTAATACTCCTTTCTATTACTATCATATGCCAGCAACTTCCAATGTAACAGTTTCAATGCTATCCTTTTTAGAACTAGCAGAGGAGCGTATCTCGAATCTTGCAGGTATTAAATTTACTCACAATAACTTAATGGAGATGCGTCAATGTATCCAATATAAAGAGGGTAAATTCGATATTCTTCACGGATATGATGAAATTCTACTTTCAGGCTTAGCCATGGGAGCAAAAGGTGGAGTAGGAAGTACATACAACTATATCGCGTCTGTATACCTCTCACTAAGAGATGCCTTTGAGAAAGGAGATATTGCCGAAGCACAAAGACTGCAAGACATTTCGATAAAAGTAGTGGAAGTCTTAATCAAATATGGTGGTGGAGTGATTGCTGGAAAAGCAATAATGAACCTTATTGGCATAGAGTGTGGACCATGTAGAGCCCATCTTCCTTACTATGGACAAGATGTATTAGATAATATTAATAAGGATTTAAAAGAGATAGGATTTTATGAAATATCATAG
- a CDS encoding SusC/RagA family TonB-linked outer membrane protein produces MQKSKLIVNSRFNKSFAWLLFILIFSVNSLIAQNRSVNGVVKDEKGIPLPGATVVQKGTTNGTVTNVDGAFNLKVPIQAQITISFVGLESQTISTEKKSNFEITLQPSAIGLDEVVAIGYGKQSRATITSAVTKVDDKELATTPSGNALLSVQGKVPGVDIRVTTGQPGSTPKVLIRGGTSPGNGTPLYVIDGVIRENMNDLNAEDIESMQVLKDGASASIYGARGAAGVIVISTKKGKNSNGFGNVNVKYGMTINQQARKYPFSNAQDYLWASRVAANQELDTNSKSRLTDPSYGYGTGNANYSGKQGSGYGNSVSTTEFYDELVSVNGQDYVNDLLTNQGFQTMVDPVTGQKLIFKDADYQNQMFRTGVINDMNVSFDGGNDKGTFYASFGALDNKGIVVGSNYKRYSAKFNGSYNIKENLKVNGGVDFQKSSKLGPGNSATDRSARMPHTIRLYTDEGLPSIGEGGGSPRNILHADYYQKRNESRYRTTLNFSLDWEILPGLNFKPRASYYKYEYIYDFFEKYNPYVTNRPMNATHNSYEQWTLDNILTYTKSIGKHNIDLLLGQSLRSENNFDMKGSGANAATDYVPTLNASATDDERVSSTIGNTKTLSYFGRLNYNFDEKYLLSASLRRDGSSRFTEQNKFALFPSVSGGWNMHKENFYKQSKVSNVLSSLKLRASYGTAGNDNVSLADTYGSFGTGMNYLGTTGVLQSKIGNQNLVWESTSTLDIGFDMGILNNKHTIYFDYYDKRTKDRLYGYNLPAQTGFNSLKDNIGIFQNKGIEIGVNTTLIQTNDFKWDMSVSFSLNKGYVLKLPNNGKENNRIGGREVWDEGSQSYKTVGGTAEGERIGQRWMWQAEGIYMTDDEAANAPYDTQVSGSKLGQDKHAGDVKWLDRDRNDTIDTRDLAFEGYASPDKIGSIISTVNYKGFTLRTVMRYGLGHIVANGWRARMNGNARNRMGTTDDVTNGNIFWAEGLEPYEGYDRTNAKYPRYNSGSDWDNGYRNHMRSSPIGNGAYDNDMYVSKGDYLSFSEVSLAYDFNANSRFMKTLRLKGLNLAAGVYNLGYITAFDGLTPEHYDGKEVGTYPNPLQFNFSARFTF; encoded by the coding sequence ATGCAAAAATCTAAGCTCATTGTAAACAGTCGGTTTAATAAATCGTTTGCGTGGCTACTATTTATACTGATATTTAGTGTTAATAGCCTAATTGCACAGAATAGATCTGTTAACGGAGTTGTCAAAGATGAAAAAGGAATCCCCCTTCCTGGTGCAACTGTTGTTCAAAAAGGTACTACAAATGGTACGGTCACAAATGTTGATGGAGCTTTTAACCTTAAGGTTCCAATTCAAGCTCAAATAACGATATCTTTCGTTGGTCTTGAGTCCCAGACAATATCTACAGAAAAAAAATCAAATTTCGAAATTACACTACAACCAAGTGCCATTGGTTTGGATGAGGTGGTTGCCATTGGATATGGTAAACAATCAAGAGCTACAATAACATCAGCTGTGACTAAAGTGGATGATAAAGAGCTTGCTACCACTCCTTCTGGCAATGCATTGCTATCTGTTCAAGGTAAAGTGCCTGGCGTTGATATTCGTGTTACAACAGGCCAACCTGGAAGTACCCCAAAAGTATTAATTCGAGGAGGAACATCTCCAGGGAATGGAACACCTCTATATGTAATTGATGGGGTTATTCGTGAGAATATGAACGACTTAAATGCCGAAGACATTGAATCGATGCAGGTATTGAAAGATGGTGCCTCTGCATCTATTTATGGAGCAAGAGGGGCTGCTGGAGTTATTGTAATTAGTACCAAGAAAGGTAAGAATTCAAATGGTTTTGGTAATGTAAATGTGAAGTATGGGATGACCATAAACCAACAAGCTCGTAAATACCCATTCTCTAATGCTCAAGACTATTTATGGGCATCACGTGTTGCTGCAAACCAGGAGTTAGATACAAATTCCAAATCACGTCTTACTGATCCATCATACGGTTATGGTACTGGAAACGCAAACTATTCAGGCAAACAAGGAAGTGGGTATGGCAACTCTGTAAGTACAACAGAGTTTTATGATGAGTTGGTATCGGTGAACGGTCAAGACTATGTAAATGACCTATTAACAAACCAAGGTTTTCAAACAATGGTAGATCCCGTAACGGGTCAGAAATTGATCTTTAAAGATGCTGATTATCAAAATCAAATGTTTAGAACAGGAGTGATAAACGACATGAATGTATCTTTTGATGGAGGAAATGATAAAGGTACTTTTTATGCAAGTTTTGGGGCATTAGATAATAAAGGTATTGTTGTTGGATCTAATTATAAAAGATACTCTGCAAAATTTAATGGTTCCTATAATATTAAAGAGAATCTAAAAGTTAATGGTGGTGTTGATTTCCAAAAGTCATCAAAATTAGGACCAGGTAATAGTGCCACCGATCGTTCTGCAAGAATGCCTCACACCATTCGTCTTTATACCGATGAAGGACTTCCATCTATTGGAGAAGGTGGTGGGTCTCCTCGTAATATTCTTCATGCGGATTATTATCAAAAGAGAAATGAATCACGCTATCGTACAACATTGAACTTTAGTCTTGATTGGGAGATTCTACCAGGATTAAATTTCAAGCCCAGAGCATCTTATTATAAGTATGAATACATCTATGATTTCTTTGAGAAATACAATCCATATGTTACAAACCGCCCAATGAATGCAACACATAATTCTTATGAGCAATGGACGTTGGATAACATTTTAACTTATACAAAATCTATAGGTAAACACAATATTGATCTTCTTCTTGGACAAAGTTTACGTAGTGAAAATAACTTTGATATGAAGGGGTCGGGAGCGAATGCTGCTACTGATTATGTTCCGACATTGAATGCTTCTGCTACTGATGATGAGAGAGTTTCTTCAACAATAGGGAACACAAAAACCCTCTCATATTTTGGCCGATTGAACTATAACTTCGATGAAAAATATCTCCTATCTGCTAGTCTAAGACGAGATGGTTCATCTCGATTTACGGAACAGAATAAGTTTGCACTCTTCCCTTCCGTATCAGGAGGATGGAATATGCATAAAGAGAACTTCTATAAGCAATCGAAAGTGTCGAATGTCCTGTCATCATTGAAACTTAGAGCATCCTATGGTACTGCGGGTAATGACAATGTAAGTCTTGCTGACACTTATGGTAGTTTCGGAACAGGGATGAACTATCTCGGAACAACAGGAGTGCTTCAGTCGAAAATTGGAAATCAAAATTTAGTGTGGGAATCAACATCAACATTAGATATTGGTTTTGATATGGGGATTCTAAACAATAAGCACACCATATATTTTGATTATTATGACAAAAGGACAAAAGATCGTTTGTATGGATATAACTTACCTGCCCAAACCGGTTTCAATTCGTTGAAAGACAATATTGGGATCTTCCAAAACAAAGGGATCGAGATTGGAGTCAATACAACACTAATACAAACCAATGATTTTAAATGGGACATGTCTGTTTCATTTAGTTTGAATAAAGGGTATGTTCTTAAGTTACCTAATAATGGTAAAGAGAATAATCGTATCGGTGGACGAGAAGTATGGGACGAAGGATCACAAAGTTATAAAACAGTTGGAGGAACTGCTGAAGGCGAGCGAATTGGTCAGCGTTGGATGTGGCAAGCTGAAGGAATATATATGACAGATGATGAGGCTGCGAATGCTCCTTATGATACACAAGTTTCAGGAAGCAAGTTAGGTCAAGATAAACATGCTGGTGATGTGAAGTGGTTAGATCGTGATCGTAACGACACTATCGATACACGAGATCTGGCTTTTGAAGGATATGCAAGTCCCGACAAGATTGGTTCTATTATCAGTACCGTTAATTACAAGGGATTTACCCTGAGAACTGTGATGAGATATGGCTTAGGACATATTGTGGCCAATGGATGGAGAGCCCGAATGAATGGTAATGCCCGTAACAGAATGGGGACTACAGACGACGTTACCAATGGTAATATCTTCTGGGCTGAAGGACTTGAACCCTATGAAGGATATGACCGTACCAATGCTAAATACCCTAGATATAACTCTGGATCGGACTGGGACAATGGATATCGAAATCATATGAGAAGCTCACCAATTGGTAATGGTGCATATGATAATGATATGTATGTATCTAAAGGGGATTATCTCTCGTTTAGTGAAGTCTCCTTGGCTTATGATTTTAATGCCAATAGTCGTTTTATGAAGACATTGAGGTTGAAAGGACTAAACCTCGCTGCAGGGGTATATAACTTGGGATACATTACTGCTTTTGATGGATTAACCCCAGAACATTATGATGGTAAAGAGGTCGGAACATATCCTAACCCTCTACAGTTTAATTTCTCAGCACGATTCACCTTCTAA
- a CDS encoding RagB/SusD family nutrient uptake outer membrane protein: MKFKNYIIALLIVIGSLSSCSDFLNVDQVSTIDPSAFWSSPDDVIAYYNGCNDKFRDINNETYLEEDRGDSFIPGDIGPASNAWSQYLDKENTADMTKYYNAIFHFNQLYNEGSTVNFGARGNTKNQILASALSMRAHTYFKMIKTWGDVPLVTSVYTGSGSKIIARTPVVDVMVQIIRDIEEAITLYPSDNLSNKNYWSKAATHALKADVLMYKGKVLGGGVEDLRAAITSINWIESNTSVSLGDDYARIFDSSNKTNSEIVYATHFDRYEQASQYGSRSKPGYGNLANAHNQADIARTEGGRARAVYAPSLELEHAYDANINDTRRGVSILYPLMVEVSERISTSDYESGTYTLTTPDGGFKMFGDQRDIIGYEGEDNNTVIICTAWDSLTPVTNKFRGTYYDDLQDRVFDDDVILYRWGGLLLLRAEAKAGSGDVSGAISDLNQVRRRANTGDYAGAADKDTVEKEILNERFREMFLELKRWPDLVRANAWGTINIYDMVPNLRGKTTPLLWPLSDDDLRDNDLLKQNNGYSGITPS; encoded by the coding sequence ATGAAATTTAAAAACTATATAATAGCACTACTCATCGTTATCGGATCACTTTCTAGTTGTTCTGATTTCTTAAATGTAGATCAAGTATCTACCATTGATCCTTCTGCTTTTTGGTCATCTCCTGATGATGTGATTGCCTACTATAATGGCTGTAACGATAAGTTTCGGGATATAAATAACGAAACATACCTTGAGGAAGATAGAGGAGACTCTTTTATCCCTGGTGATATTGGTCCTGCATCTAATGCATGGAGTCAATATTTAGATAAAGAGAATACGGCGGATATGACTAAATACTATAATGCTATATTCCATTTTAACCAGTTGTATAACGAGGGGAGTACAGTGAACTTTGGAGCTCGTGGTAATACTAAGAATCAAATCTTGGCTTCGGCATTATCTATGAGAGCCCACACCTATTTTAAGATGATTAAAACATGGGGTGATGTTCCTTTAGTCACTTCTGTTTATACAGGAAGTGGTAGTAAAATTATTGCAAGAACTCCTGTTGTAGATGTAATGGTTCAGATAATCAGAGATATTGAGGAGGCTATAACTCTTTATCCTTCAGACAATCTATCTAACAAAAACTACTGGTCAAAAGCTGCAACACATGCACTGAAAGCTGATGTGCTTATGTACAAAGGTAAAGTATTAGGTGGAGGTGTAGAGGATCTTAGAGCGGCTATTACATCGATCAATTGGATCGAATCTAATACGAGTGTCTCTTTGGGTGACGACTATGCAAGAATCTTCGACTCAAGCAATAAAACGAATAGCGAAATTGTTTATGCAACACATTTCGATCGTTATGAACAAGCATCTCAATATGGAAGTAGATCAAAACCAGGATATGGAAACTTGGCTAATGCTCATAATCAAGCCGATATCGCTCGAACAGAAGGTGGAAGAGCAAGAGCTGTATATGCTCCATCTTTAGAGTTAGAGCATGCTTATGATGCCAATATCAATGATACACGTCGTGGGGTATCTATCCTGTATCCATTGATGGTAGAGGTTTCTGAGAGAATAAGTACGAGCGATTATGAGAGTGGAACCTATACGTTAACGACTCCAGATGGTGGCTTTAAGATGTTTGGTGATCAAAGAGATATTATCGGATATGAAGGTGAAGATAATAATACAGTGATTATCTGTACGGCGTGGGATAGCCTTACTCCTGTAACCAATAAATTTAGAGGAACTTACTACGACGATCTTCAGGATCGTGTATTTGACGATGATGTGATTCTTTACCGTTGGGGAGGACTTCTTTTATTGAGAGCAGAAGCCAAAGCAGGATCTGGTGATGTGTCGGGTGCTATATCAGACCTTAATCAAGTACGTCGACGAGCAAATACTGGTGATTATGCAGGTGCTGCTGATAAGGATACTGTTGAGAAAGAAATTCTTAACGAAAGGTTTAGAGAGATGTTCTTGGAGCTAAAGAGGTGGCCAGATCTAGTCAGAGCAAATGCATGGGGTACGATCAATATATATGACATGGTCCCTAACCTTAGAGGCAAAACAACACCTTTGCTGTGGCCTCTTTCTGATGATGATTTAAGAGATAACGATTTATTGAAGCAAAATAATGGATATAGTGGAATCACTCCGTCCTAG
- a CDS encoding exo-alpha-sialidase, with product MVNCIKMMMTSLMITGGLMVSCTGNLPQKSDNLKQTASVYPVLKNELDNQVMKITFNNPNDLAELSEVVVDILNTDKHNIDNVKLYFTGSHELFNNAVLFGSPSSVTSGKITFKGKQFMKRGVNHLWVSCHVSKNASAQGHISTKLSELTVDGKRLIPSNDTFVSKQRLGVSVRDKGVDGVHTYRIPGLTTTNDGTLLAIYDVRRDKGRDLQGNIDIGVSRSTDKGKSWEPMRIALDMGAWGNLPEKFNGVSDANILVDKNTGDIFIAGLWMYGVISPEGKWLEGLNEESSAWNHQWRNRGSQAGLDVKQTSQFLITKSSDDGKTWSDPVNITQMCKKKEWWLYAPAPGAGITLKDGTLVFPTQGRDKKGLPFSNITYSKDGGKTWTTSAPAAHNTTECMAVELGDGSIMLNMRDNRNRKNKGDNNGRNIAITQDLGDSWTPSSTSHNALIEPVCMASIIRHDYIEEGEKKHVLLFSNPNSKRSRSHQTIKVSFDDGKTWPKQFWMELDAGRGAGYSCLTSIDNENIGILYEGSVSWMTFQSIPLKELLTPKQKRELIIADHF from the coding sequence ATGGTGAATTGCATTAAGATGATGATGACTTCTTTAATGATAACAGGAGGTCTAATGGTAAGCTGTACAGGGAATCTACCACAGAAGAGTGATAACCTTAAGCAGACAGCGAGTGTCTACCCTGTATTGAAGAATGAGTTAGATAATCAGGTGATGAAGATCACATTTAACAATCCCAATGATCTGGCAGAGTTAAGTGAAGTGGTGGTGGATATACTAAACACGGATAAGCATAACATTGATAACGTAAAACTCTATTTTACAGGAAGTCATGAACTCTTTAATAATGCAGTTCTTTTCGGATCTCCATCTTCTGTGACGTCAGGCAAAATTACTTTTAAGGGAAAGCAGTTTATGAAGCGTGGAGTGAACCACCTGTGGGTCAGTTGTCATGTCTCTAAAAATGCGTCTGCACAAGGACATATCTCTACAAAGTTATCGGAGTTAACAGTGGATGGTAAAAGGTTAATACCTTCTAATGACACGTTTGTTTCCAAACAACGACTAGGAGTTTCGGTGCGTGATAAAGGAGTGGATGGAGTACACACTTATCGTATCCCTGGATTAACCACCACCAATGATGGAACACTATTGGCGATCTATGATGTGAGGCGAGACAAAGGTCGAGATCTTCAAGGAAATATTGATATTGGGGTAAGTCGAAGTACCGATAAAGGGAAGAGTTGGGAACCAATGCGTATTGCTCTAGATATGGGTGCATGGGGCAACTTACCTGAAAAGTTCAATGGAGTTAGTGATGCGAATATATTGGTTGATAAGAACACAGGAGACATCTTTATCGCAGGATTATGGATGTATGGGGTGATAAGTCCCGAAGGCAAATGGCTTGAGGGGTTGAATGAAGAGAGCAGTGCTTGGAATCACCAGTGGAGAAACAGAGGTTCACAAGCGGGATTAGATGTCAAGCAGACCTCTCAATTCTTGATCACCAAAAGTAGTGATGATGGCAAAACATGGAGTGATCCAGTCAACATTACACAAATGTGTAAGAAGAAAGAGTGGTGGTTGTATGCCCCTGCTCCAGGTGCTGGTATTACGTTGAAAGATGGTACTTTGGTTTTTCCAACTCAAGGACGTGACAAGAAAGGACTTCCTTTCTCAAACATTACCTACAGTAAGGATGGTGGTAAAACATGGACAACTTCTGCACCAGCAGCCCACAACACGACAGAGTGTATGGCTGTAGAACTCGGTGATGGTAGTATCATGCTTAATATGAGAGACAATAGGAATAGAAAGAATAAAGGCGATAACAACGGGCGTAACATTGCTATTACCCAAGATTTAGGGGATAGTTGGACCCCATCTTCTACTTCTCACAATGCATTAATAGAGCCTGTATGTATGGCTTCGATTATTCGTCATGATTATATCGAAGAAGGCGAGAAGAAACATGTTTTATTGTTCTCTAACCCTAACTCTAAACGCAGTCGTTCTCACCAAACCATTAAAGTAAGCTTTGATGATGGCAAAACTTGGCCTAAGCAATTCTGGATGGAGTTAGACGCGGGGAGGGGTGCTGGATATTCATGCCTGACTTCTATCGATAATGAAAATATTGGTATTTTATATGAAGGAAGTGTGTCGTGGATGACATTCCAATCGATCCCATTAAAAGAGCTATTGACGCCAAAACAGAAAAGAGAACTCATTATCGCCGACCACTTTTAA
- a CDS encoding FCD domain-containing protein, which yields MQRNKIQAVQKTSLVDMVEKNLLAYFRKANLKPGDSLPGEIELTDLLGVGRSVIREALSRFRMVGLIDSKPGKGMILKEPSLFNGFERVVNPRLLSKETLLDLLGFRLVLEMGAAEFIFINLTEEDIKDLEVIQAREIKYKNNRFDPESDAQFHMRLLQICGNSSVADFQRIVFPLFEFIKENYDEIFEGKEANLNVGDEAVTHADIIESLKNRDLEQYKKLLRKHLDLYFQLLK from the coding sequence ATGCAAAGAAATAAAATTCAAGCCGTTCAAAAGACCTCTTTGGTAGACATGGTGGAAAAGAATCTACTAGCTTATTTTAGAAAAGCCAATCTAAAACCAGGAGATAGTTTGCCTGGTGAAATAGAGTTGACAGATCTACTTGGAGTCGGGCGAAGTGTGATTCGTGAAGCATTAAGTCGTTTTCGTATGGTTGGACTCATTGATTCAAAACCAGGGAAAGGGATGATCTTGAAAGAACCCTCTTTGTTTAATGGCTTTGAGAGGGTCGTAAACCCACGTCTTCTTAGTAAAGAGACGCTCTTAGACTTGCTTGGTTTTCGTTTGGTATTAGAGATGGGTGCCGCTGAGTTTATTTTCATCAACCTTACTGAGGAAGATATTAAAGATCTTGAGGTGATTCAAGCACGCGAGATTAAGTATAAAAACAATCGTTTTGATCCAGAGAGCGATGCACAGTTTCACATGCGACTTCTTCAGATCTGTGGGAACAGTTCGGTGGCAGACTTCCAACGTATTGTATTCCCGCTATTTGAATTCATCAAAGAGAATTATGATGAGATATTCGAAGGAAAAGAGGCAAATCTCAATGTTGGAGATGAGGCCGTAACACATGCCGATATTATCGAATCTCTAAAAAATAGAGATCTAGAACAGTACAAGAAACTGTTGAGAAAACATCTAGACTTATATTTCCAATTACTAAAGTAA